In Takifugu flavidus isolate HTHZ2018 chromosome 1, ASM371156v2, whole genome shotgun sequence, the DNA window AATGAACAATTTCATGTCAGTGACTTCAGTGTGATTCAGCAGATAGTGAGAAAGTCTGAGCTTGTTTGTGAGGAGAACTCACTCTGTTACCATGGTATCTAACTCAGAATCAGTTAGGGTTCCTGGAATATGAGACTCCAGTAATGGGTTTTTCTAACTTCAGGGTTACAAAGCCTTTACAGTCTTAAAATAGAATTTCCGTTAAAACTAAGCTGCTTTCTAGAGAGTGTATTAAATTTAACAAAGGTCTTCCTAAATTCTAAATCAACTTTAAAAAGatttgttgctgctggtgggttATGTCAAGTAAAGCCTGAGCTGTAGCAAAATCTGTTTCAATAGTAAATTCCCCTGTATTATTGCTCTGTCCCcagaaattcaaataaaaatatgtcAGAATAGTTTTCCatgttgaaaataaaatgtttagaaTAATGCTGTACTGTATCAATGAAAAAGTACATTTATTGATTCAAGAATCTTAAAATGTATACTCACTTTATGGAATTAATGATGGGGAAAACACTGTTGCCCACCCCACATCCAACCTgtgaagaaaaatacatttgctgctgtttcagcCAACAGAAACTTAACATTGCAAGTGTTGTTGTGCAACATTACATTGTATAAAACATTTCAATTCCATTCATAAGGTTCTAGCAGCACATCAAGGGACCAATACATGGATAAATTTGAAAACCTCCAAGATCCTGAACGATGCATGTTGGCCAGGGAACGTCTTTAGGTTGTTGTCATCTTCCTCTTGTTCTGTTCTTGGAAAGCAGTTTTGTTCACTGGAGGTATGTTTCTGATGGTGTGTGGGACCGTTGGGTTGGTtgtcttctctctctgtttgtctgGCCTTTGTGTTTATGCTGGATGCTGAAGGTAGACACATGTCTGTGGCCTGGCCTTCTGCCCCTGTTGGTATCAGTTCTGGGAACTCTAAAAACAGCCACCTTCGATCTTTAAAAAACTTATGCTGATGCATCGTATAAAACTTGTCCCAGTACTGAAAAGCTTGGAGGTCAAATTTGCCTGTGTGTTGGAGAGTGAcattaaaattaatattttctgtGCATCACCAATAGAATGTTTAACGGAATACATCATTTACTTTGTTCCTGTAATGGAATTCGTATGCTGGaattttcttctgctttctgcCGTGCATTTTCTATGTCCTCTTCACTCCACTGTATGTGATCcctaaaatgtaatttatgttAATATAGAAGTCAGTGTTGAgcgttttttcttttaaaaaaatcaaatttagaGAGTAGAGgtgaaaaatgcaaataaatacaaaatggaTGAAAGGAAAAACTGAACAATAAATTTACCACATGTTGTGTTTAAAGATGTCATCTGGACTGTTGAGAATCCTTGATCCCAATGGAGCTGAAGGTCTCCCAACTGTCCTCTTTAATCTTGTAGACACTGTATTGTAAAGTTGAGCCAATTTGACTACAGAGGAGCTCTGTAGTTTATGCATTTAGGCTGTAAATCCTAAAAACAGTAAAACTCTTCAAATCATATTGATCATACAGTTTTAATGCATTAgttaatgtgattttaaaaagcttAATATTTATTATGTAGACAGATATGGCATATGTAAATTTGAATGACATTGGCCATGAACAAAATAACCCGAAAGGTATAGGAGTAAGTGCAGTTGTCAAAGGGGGCGCTAACATTCCAAATCAGGTGTCGGGTGTCTAATTTCTGGAATAGAAGAAGACAGATGCGGAAGTGTAAAAAGATGGAGCGGGTGATGgtagctagcattagcaactAACTAATATCATCttgaagaaaaaacaatattGCCAACCAACAACATTGCTAATACCAGTGACATTTTTGTTTTGCCTGGACAGATAGTCAAATATACAAATACTACAGGTGATGTTCGATATACTTTAAATGGGTGAATTAAAAATCCAGGTTGCAGCGCTAATGAAGTAAAGTGATGACTTTCAATGTTGGATAAACAGTTCACTGGCTTCAGAAATCATTTGGTTTATTGGTTGTTAATAACGTAATAGAGATTGTATCATGCTTACCTGGCACTGGAAGTGGTCTTTCGTCTTTATCGAAGTTGATAGTGGTTCTTCCCACGCTAATTTACCTCATTAGTCTTAATACAAGTGTCACCTGGTGATGGCGCCAGAGCGCAGGAAAAAAAGCGTTAACGCCACCGAGCTGCTGAACAGAAGAAGTCGAGGTATTCCAGATGTTGGAAGCGTCCTCAGACACAACATGAAGGTCTTCAGAAACCTTCTCTTTCAGGTAATATAAAACATCCACAAATATTAAATGAAACCTAAAACATAGTCTTTTAAGAAACAGGGAAATTTTATTGCAGGACAACAGGAGTTTTATTAAAGTATGGAGCAGGTCCTCAAAATCGACAATAATGTACGAGAGTGGAAAAATCTACTTTGAAAATTACCTGAACTGTTACAGCTGGTGAGTATAAATTGTCGTGTGTCAGCGTTTGTGCCTTTCTCACACACTTAGATCAAACTAAAATAGCGATTCTACATCTTGATGTAGTGTGAGCCTCTCATCTGAATCATCAGCTCCTACATTTACATTGCTTTGGATGTTTAAGACTATCTATGATGTCCTTTTCTTTTAGTTGTACATGTCCATATGTATTCATGGTGTTTAAAATGTTAGTACCAGTCAGAACAAAATAATTTTGCCCTCCAACAGTGACTGTTCCCAATCTTCTTGCAGTGTTCACTCAGTTCCCCAGGTTTTATACAAGTTACCTCAGAGGTCAAAGCTGGAGAAATTTGAAGATGCTCTTCTGTGTCAGAGCCCTCTTGTGCGTAAAAAGAAACTGTTTGATAAACACATCCTATTTTATCATTGATGTGACCAGGTTCCCCTTATTTATCATAACTATATTTTGATAGGGGAATGTTTTATCCAACCCATCTGATCATAAACCCAGCCTCTTGGCTTTGACGGCCAATGGCTGGCTGTATCGCCTCTCAGCTGAAAcaggagaggagctccagaaaGTTTATCTCTCCCCAAACATTAAGTTCAGGTGTGTGACTTTGTTATTGCAGATTGGAAAATAGGTGGAAGTTTGACTATGCAGAAAAGATTTTTATATGACTATTCTTTGTAGATATCTGGGGTGGGATGTTTCTCAAGAAACAGTTTACATAAAATCTgttcaaaacaaagaaacagctTTAGAACGGCAGGTAAGAATATTCTGTTTTAGTTTGAAGGATTTTTTAAGATATGAAtaactcactttttttttttttttcaggctgGTATCACTCAAAACACAGTGATGCACTTGGCTATCTTTCATGTTTTTCCATTGCAGATAGTGGGGATTTTAGAGATCAATAAAAGGGTATGTAGCTTTTTGCTGAAATAATCTATCACTATATTAATGTCTACATAGACTCACCACAGAAGAGAGCttgaaataaaaagtaattTATTCTTGCAGGTGTTTGGAAATGGAGTGACTGATGTTGTTGTGTCTCAAGGTGCCATTGTGGTGTCTTACAGCAACAAATCAGTGAAGCTCTACAGCTTTGAGCACATTCTCCAGAGGGTATGTATGGTCTGTTTCTTTAGCCATATTTATGTAGCTTTATATTCTCCAATGGCTGTCACCTTTTATTTATGTGATCAATTAGTTCAAAAGCTCCTGTAGCTGAACAGCAAGCCTGAGGCAGAGTTTCCTGCTAAAGCTTTGAGTATTGTATTGACTGACAGTCTTAGTTTTTTAAACCATTTTCAGCAATTGCAGTGACCAGCGAATTTTATTCTGTCTGGCTGTGCTTACATTTCTGTGTATTcagaaaaatgtctttgttttcagCACTTGACAGAGCGGTTAATACTTGGAAAACAAAGTTCACTGCTTGAAGGGAAAACAGTGGGAGACTTTCCATTTGGCATTCCAAGAAATATTCACATAACTGGCAAGTGTCTTACAAATCTCCTTTCCTCATGTTTAAAATATTATGATATTTTATCCTTACATATCTGTCttagttgtgtttttgtgtcattaaaaataaagatcacAATAtgtttaagattttaaaaatatgtaactCTGATTGGACAGTACCTAAAACtttcccttttatttattttgttatttttttgcatATGCAGATTGTCCTCCACTGCTCTTTGAGGTGTTGTGCTCTAATAACAGTGTCCAGATCGGAGGTTATCCTTGGCATTTTATTTATACTCCACCCCAGAAAAACCACAGGGGGACTCACCACGTGTGCTCACTCAAGGACTGCAGTTTGGTATGTTCAAACAACATTCCGAGCACACAGAATGAAATTAGGGATAATGAAATGTTTTGTGTGCTGAGCTGTAATAGATAAATATTGTGTATGTAAGACTCAACTGCAACTAAATCAGCAAGAGTCCATTTTGAGTGTGTaagagtgtgtatgtgtttgtgacAGTCTCTTTAGCTGTTGTGGTGAGAGAACAGAATGCAACCTCTAATCtcagtttaaaaaatcatcagGCTCTTTTTGTCAAGACCGTTGCTTCATGTTTATCACTTTCTTGCCAAACAACTATGTGTTAATAGTAAGTCACCTGGAGAAAAGGCTCAGATAGCCTCTAGTTGTGCAGTCAGCTATAAGACAAAATTAAAATGACTACAACTGAAGGTGCAAAATAGCAAACACAGTTTGTATTTCATGCAGGTAACTAGTACTGTTTCTGTTGCTTAGATACTCTTTCCCTATGTATGTATGCTTTTTAAGAAAAGAGGTGAGATCATTGGCCAGTTTACTTCTTGACTCGTGCATCGCACAtgcttgtctttttttaatgcattaatTGGACACATTTATGGACAATGCATGTAGGTTACAAATAATGATGTAGCTGCTACCAGTGATTTATAACTGCACCTCAATATATATGAATGTAAAAGTTCATGCCACACAATCAATGTATAAGCACACAGAAATGTCAGAATAATCTGTTACACAAGAACAACTTGTTTCCTTGATATTTAGGCAATAAATGGAGTACAAAGCATGAGCTGCAACTCCCTTGAGAGTGACGCAATGTTCTTCCATCCTGATGACTCTGGGAGAATGATTCATGTTGGACCAACCATCATAAAGTGAGTCCTGTACTCTGAATGTACACAAATGGACATTCATACACTCCAACACTTCCCTTTATAAaaccttcctgtcctcctcagtgTTCTGAAGCTTGTAAGTGATCGCAGCAATGATATGCAATCAAGGGTAGTGAAAGACTTCTCTATGGCGACCCATCGTAGCAGTAATGTAAGAGTTGCTCTTTTACCTACTCGTGCTAAATTAATATACAATTGAGTCCATCTCAGTCCCtctgttcttcctctgctgcagccaacCCAACAACTCACTGTCACCTCATCAGGCCGCACAGTAAAGAGAAGATTTCATCAGCTGGACGATGACCCAGATCAGGAGGTGCTGTTACTGATCTGATCTTTTGGAGTTCTCAAGCTTTTTAGCTCAGCGATGCAGGAACAGCTCAGAATTATATCCTCCTGTTTATGACAGCATGTCATATGGGTTTATCTGGTTATGAGCACCGTTAGAGATCTACCACTTTAAACTAACATTCCAACTTCTTTGGAAtgcttttttttacctgcaGACTTATTCAGGTGGATAATGGATCTTACATTTTTCAGACTTTTCGCATGGTGGAGTATGAGGACGAGCTGGACCTGTTAGCAGCAGTGGTGACTGATGGGAATGAGGGAGAGGGGCGGGCTCATATCCAACTCTACGACAACCAGAGCGGGCAGCTGCTGCGGAACGTAGCTCTCAGTGAATCCTGGGATGAGGTGAGACACTGCACCAACAGTGGCTCAGCATCTTTGTTTGTGAGCTAGACTCTCTTacagcttctgttttctctttcagaCTTTTCCACATGAGCTCTTCCTTGACAAAGACACAATAGTTCACATCGAACAGAAGAACAGCACCTTCTGGTGTCATGTTTACAAGCTCAAGGCGACCAGCAGCGAACTGCAAGGACATTAATTACAGCAATGcagttttcacattttttattattaaaatattgtTAATACTTGATATTCAAGTCTGCACTGTATGACTGTTAATCACAGCCTGACCAACTTGTAGATTtcaaaggtttttgttttgtattcCACATATGTTCCCAATATGAAGATTCATGTACttccaaataaaatgtttttagcTCTTGAGGAGTTGAGTTGTATATTTGTACTACTTTATTATTTCCTGTCACATATAATTAGTACACGTAGAAGGTTAAGATATAAACTGCTCACAGTTAAGTTTGTTTTGGGGCTGTTTACATTAGGAAAGGAAGTTTTATATTGTCTCACTTGACTGTGAATGTGGAAATTTTAGTCTGTTGTTGCTCAACAAAGATATAAAACCCTAAAATTATCGAAAGTTTAAGATGGTGTAGTTAAATTCTTGTGTATAAATATGGATCAGACATGATACAAAAGCTTGTTTGTGCAGTCAGCATGAAGGAATCTATTTTTCCTGTTATTTCCTAACAGTCCCGCCCCAGAGCCGCCACCGACCATTCCTGTGCTAGTAAACCTTCATATTTTATACAATAGACGCTCCCTCAATTTGATGaccactttaaaaaaagattataCACGTTATTTAACACAGCCGAATCAAATGTGTGGAAATGATAGATTATCAAACAAACAGCTTTGGTAACTTTAACCACACCGCTTGCAAAACACTTCTCCCGGTCATGTGACCCCGGTCCGCCCCCCAAACCTTCCAGTCAACTCTTGGAATCTTCGGTTTTCATAAGAGCAGATTCATGCTGACGCAGAGCTCGTCGGCTGTCTTGAGGCGATGGGGGAATCCAAAATGCTCCTCCTCGCCCTGGGATCCGCCGCCTTCTTCGGGATCGTGTCGATCTTTTTCGTGCTCCGATGGGTTCTTCACTTCAAGGAAGGTTTAGGCTGGGATGGAGGACTGGCGGAATTCAACTGGCATCCGGTTTTAGTGGTGATCGGTTTCATATTTTTGCAAGGAACAGGTGAGTGGAAACGGGAAGTGAAGCAAAGTGATcacaaaacacagaataaaGGACAGTTGTATTTGTTGTATTACTGtattattactgtgttattactaAGGTTAGCCTGTCTTCTGCATAATACCGTTTCACTGAGGTTCAACAACACAAGACCTGTCACAAACGGAAATGGAGGAATTTATTACTATTGGTTTCCAGTGCATCAAAATCCACACCCACATTTTGAGTGAACAGCTGCGGGCTTTAACCATCTTCTTGCAGCCATCGTTGTCTACCGCCTCCCCTGGACCTGGCGCTGCAGCAAACTGACCATGAAGTTCATCCACGCCGGTTTGAACCTTCTAGCCTTCGCTCTCGTTGTCGTATCCATGGTGGCAGTGTTCGACTTCCACAACACTGCCAAGATCCCCAACATGTACAGTCTGCACAGCTGGCTGGGCCTGGCAGCTGTCATTCTCTACTGTCTGCAGGTAGATCGCACCTGATATGGTGGTCAAAGAGGAGAATAGTTCTCAGTCAcatattcctgcctctcactgTGAATCTTACGTGTTATTAAACCCACCcaaagtttttttccccccctaatACCCTACTATTAGGGCTCACTCGACAGCTAAATGAAAGTATCACCTTGCTGAATGTTTATTAAATGCCTGACAGTTTTTAGTCGCTAAAAACAGCCCTGATGAGGAAAATGACTTTAAGTTATTGTTTTTTCTCCTATCCCACAGCTTGTTCTTGGAATTGTGATGTTCTTGGTACCAGTGACTCCAGTATATTGGAGAGCAGCATTCATGCCTCTCCATGTCTACAGTGGCCTTTTCATTTTCTCTAGTACCATAGCTGTAGCACTGATGGGCATCACCGAGAAGTTAATTTTTGGCTTGTGAGTATTAttaatggctttttaaaatacCTGTATCCCAATAAATGTAATTGTTAAATGTTACTGGGCAAAAAATGTAAGCATGTCCCTTTTTTGTTGATGCTCAGGAGCAACCCTAAGTATAAGGATTCCCCCCCAGAGGCCATTTTTGTGAACATTCTTGGGCTCATTCTGGTGGTTTTTGGAGCTCTCATCCTGTTGATTGCCACTCGACCATCTTGGAAGCGTCCCAGCGAGCAGCTCTCACATATTCTGCATACCAGTGGGGGAGGTGAGGACAACATCAGAGTGGGTCCAGCCTTGTCTCAGCTATCCGAAGGAACCGATGATGGGGAAATTAGAAGGAGGAGCAATAGGCTGGATGATCAAGATAAACTCCCAAATGACTGACATGGCCCCTGATTTGATTTCCAGCTTTGAATGTTCTTACATAATGTAAACGTATCATACATAATTGATAGAAATATTTTTTCAGAACTTTTTATACACTTTATCTTGCACTCCAATATataattgtttgtttgttcacaTTAACTcaatatgtgtttttttttaaagaaaatgcagGTGTAAACTCAAAGTTCCTATAACACATGCTGCAATAGCAACATTCTGCTATAGTAAAAGTTATGTTATAACATGAATAGTGTGTGGCTGTCATTATTACTCATTTGAAAGTACAATGCTGCAAAATTATAATTCTCCTATATTTTGTTTACTAGTCCATTAATACGTTTAAATTAGGTTTGGGTAACTTATTCGAAGTCTTGCTCGTAATTTGGAATCGCGTGTTAGCGGGGAAATTACGTCAGTTCTATCTGGCTTATTTTGTCCTATCTCCGCATCCGTAGCCGGATCTGTGGCTAGTCTGTTTTGTTGTCAGATCAGGAACCTGCTTAAAGGTTTGTACTCTAATAAAAGTCGtattattatattatcattatcaaccatttttaacatttccccgtagttgtgttttgttgttaaAATTTTATGTCCGTCTTCATTCATTATGCCTCCATTAAATTCGTATGACAGCACTGCAAACCAGGGTACGCTTAACTAGCTGCTAACAGGTAGAGCTAATACTGCATATTTTAATATCACATTATTTAAATCGAGCTTCCTCCAAAAAGAAATAGAAGCTCACACCAAATCACAATGCGTGAGACTATCTGACTAACTATCTGTTGTAAGTTGCAACAGTAATCTATAGAACAATCGTCGAAGAAGAGTTAGCAGTATACACAAGGCTAATGTTAGCAGCAACGACGGCCAACTGGATGTCATTCTGGGTCCTTGCAACGGTGACCTAagctttcaaatgttatttgaaATCCCTTTTTATAAGTTCAACGCGTGTGCTATAGGTTGATTTTTGTTAGTGTTTGAGTCTCACATGATAAGCAAATCAGGATCCCCAGTAGCTTCTGTAGGGCGGGGCTGTTAGCTTGCTGACAAGGACAGCGCTGCCAGActgattgtgtttgttttttgttttttgttaaaaacaacGTATAATTTGTGACTTCCTAAATAGTCAAAATATGTGAGTTGCCCCACTTATTTCTGGATACAAATGTAACACGGCTAATAACAAGTGGTCGCTTGATAGTTGCAAATCACAGACCTTTCCATTGGTTTGTAATGGGATGCTGAAGCAGAGAGCATCACCTCCCCACAGGAAAACCACTGAAACACCTTTCATGTGTAAAATGTGACACTTTTCAGGATATGACCTGAAAATAAAGACTAGCTCTGCTTTCTACACACAGGTGCTGCAACATGTCAGACAAAAGTGAGATAAAAGCAGAGCTTGAGAGGAAGAAACAGCGCTTAGCAcaaatcagagaggagaagaaaagaaaagaagagcgtAAAAAGAAAGAggtattacatttttaaaaatatatattatataaagcCAGTGTTTATTTTAGTGTTAAGTGTGATGCATTTCTTTGATCCCAGGCTGACCAACAGAAAGATGCTGTACTTCATCAAGATGATTCGGACCTGGAGAAGAAAAGACGTGAAACTGAAGCTCTTCTTCAGAGTATGGGCATAACCTCAGAGATCCCTGTTGGTATGTTTTATGACTGTAGATTTTACAGACAGTTTGTGTTTTATATACCATACATAGATTTATATACCAAGTTCATGTTCattttactattttttttaaaatcatatatcatttttaaaaggaactgctttattttatttcgcCTCTGTTGCCTCATTTGCCCTAGTTCAGGACGATCAGAATTATTTCTGTTAAATATTTGCTCTTTcatgaaaatattttattcataattgCTAGATAgcttcatttttctttgcttttcaatTTTTAACAAATACATGATTTCCTGGCCAAACAAATGAACGTAGTTAACTAAAAGTCACTTACAGTATATAATTGAAGCTAATCGCATGTTTACCACAAAGCTTGTCATGTGATTCAGCAATAAAGACGCCTCATAAAACCAACTAAGAAGCAAAACAGCTGCTATAGCCTTCATCCAGCCTTCATTCTTCTACAGCACAAATAAA includes these proteins:
- the LOC130515691 gene encoding plasma membrane ascorbate-dependent reductase CYBRD1; amino-acid sequence: MGESKMLLLALGSAAFFGIVSIFFVLRWVLHFKEGLGWDGGLAEFNWHPVLVVIGFIFLQGTAIVVYRLPWTWRCSKLTMKFIHAGLNLLAFALVVVSMVAVFDFHNTAKIPNMYSLHSWLGLAAVILYCLQLVLGIVMFLVPVTPVYWRAAFMPLHVYSGLFIFSSTIAVALMGITEKLIFGLSNPKYKDSPPEAIFVNILGLILVVFGALILLIATRPSWKRPSEQLSHILHTSGGGEDNIRVGPALSQLSEGTDDGEIRRRSNRLDDQDKLPND
- the mettl8 gene encoding mRNA N(3)-methylcytidine methyltransferase METTL8 isoform X1; its protein translation is MHKLQSSSVVKLAQLYNTVSTRLKRTVGRPSAPLGSRILNSPDDIFKHNMWDHIQWSEEDIENARQKAEENSSIRIPLQEQSKFDLQAFQYWDKFYTMHQHKFFKDRRWLFLEFPELIPTGAEGQATDMCLPSASSINTKARQTEREDNQPNGPTHHQKHTSSEQNCFPRTEQEEDDNNLKTFPGQHASFRILEVGCGVGNSVFPIINSIKETDAFLFCCDFSPYAVQLVKAHPEYNESVCHAFVHDICEETACFPFPPQSLDVILAVFVLSAIHPDRLQGVVNRLSSYLKHGGIFLFRDYGRYDFSQLRFKKGQCLSENFYTRGDGTCVYFFTKDEIHYLFTKAGLEEVQNLQDKRLQVNRGKKVSMLRVWMQSKYRKPDPPQPS
- the dcaf17 gene encoding DDB1- and CUL4-associated factor 17; this translates as MAPERRKKSVNATELLNRRSRGIPDVGSVLRHNMKVFRNLLFQDNRSFIKVWSRSSKSTIMYESGKIYFENYLNCYSCVHSVPQVLYKLPQRSKLEKFEDALLCQSPLGNVLSNPSDHKPSLLALTANGWLYRLSAETGEELQKVYLSPNIKFRYLGWDVSQETVYIKSVQNKETALERQAGITQNTVMHLAIFHVFPLQIVGILEINKRVFGNGVTDVVVSQGAIVVSYSNKSVKLYSFEHILQRHLTERLILGKQSSLLEGKTVGDFPFGIPRNIHITDCPPLLFEVLCSNNSVQIGGYPWHFIYTPPQKNHRGTHHVCSLKDCSLAINGVQSMSCNSLESDAMFFHPDDSGRMIHVGPTIINVLKLVSDRSNDMQSRVVKDFSMATHRSSNPTQQLTVTSSGRTVKRRFHQLDDDPDQETFRMVEYEDELDLLAAVVTDGNEGEGRAHIQLYDNQSGQLLRNVALSESWDETFPHELFLDKDTIVHIEQKNSTFWCHVYKLKATSSELQGH